The Paraphotobacterium marinum genome contains a region encoding:
- the rplW gene encoding 50S ribosomal protein L23: MIREERLLKVLRAPHVSEKATNAAENANTIVFKVAKDATKKEIKAAVEKLFEVEVKNVNTLITKGKVKRQGNRMGRRSDWKKAYVILKEGQDIDFTGNAE; the protein is encoded by the coding sequence ATGATTAGAGAAGAGCGTCTTTTAAAAGTTCTAAGAGCACCTCATGTATCTGAAAAAGCTACTAATGCTGCGGAAAATGCTAATACAATTGTTTTTAAAGTAGCTAAAGATGCAACTAAAAAAGAAATTAAAGCTGCCGTAGAGAAGCTTTTTGAGGTAGAAGTTAAAAATGTAAATACTCTTATAACCAAGGGTAAAGTTAAGCGTCAAGGCAATCGTATGGGTCGAAGATCTGACTGGAAAAAAGCATACGTAATTCTTAAAGAAGGCCAAGATATTGATTTTACTGGTAATGCAGAGTAG
- the rplD gene encoding 50S ribosomal protein L4, with amino-acid sequence MELQVKGANALTVSEATFGREFNESLVHQVVVAYAAGSRQGTRAQKTRSDVSGGGAKPWRQKGTGRARAGTIRSPIWRSGGVTFAARPQDHSQKVNKKMYRGAMKSILSELVRQERLQVVEEFAVSQPKTKELVNKLKDYDMKDVLIITNEIDENLFLAARNLHKVDVRDVAAIDPVSLIAFDNVIITTDAVKQIEEMLA; translated from the coding sequence ATGGAATTACAAGTTAAAGGTGCAAATGCACTAACTGTTTCCGAAGCAACTTTTGGACGTGAATTCAATGAATCATTAGTTCATCAAGTTGTTGTGGCCTACGCTGCTGGATCTCGTCAAGGTACACGTGCGCAAAAAACTAGATCTGATGTATCTGGTGGCGGTGCAAAGCCATGGCGACAAAAAGGTACAGGTAGAGCAAGGGCTGGTACAATTCGAAGTCCAATTTGGAGATCTGGTGGAGTAACTTTTGCTGCTCGCCCTCAAGATCATAGCCAAAAAGTCAATAAGAAAATGTACCGAGGTGCAATGAAAAGTATTCTTTCTGAGCTTGTGCGTCAAGAGCGTTTGCAAGTTGTAGAAGAATTTGCTGTTAGTCAGCCTAAAACAAAAGAATTAGTAAATAAATTAAAAGATTATGATATGAAAGATGTTTTAATTATTACTAACGAAATTGATGAAAATTTATTTTTAGCTGCAAGAAACTTGCACAAAGTTGATGTTAGAGATGTTGCTGCAATTGATCCAGTTAGTTTAATTGCTTTTGATAACGTCATAATAACAACTGATGCAGTTAAACAAATTGAGGAGATGCTAGCATGA
- the rplC gene encoding 50S ribosomal protein L3: protein MIGLIGRKIGMTRLFTEEGNSIPVTVVEVEPNRVSQVKTLETDGYNAIQVTAGNKKANRVSKPEAGHFAKSGVEAGRGLWEFRLNGEEQYEVGAELKVELFSENQKVDVTGTSKGKGFQGGVKRWNFRTQDMTHGNSLSHRAPGSIGQCQTPGRVFKGKKMAGHMGAERVTTQNLEVVRVDAEKNLLLIKGAVPGATGGDVIVKPAVKA, encoded by the coding sequence ATGATAGGTTTAATCGGCCGAAAAATTGGTATGACAAGATTGTTCACAGAAGAAGGTAACTCTATTCCTGTGACTGTTGTAGAAGTTGAACCAAATAGAGTTTCTCAAGTAAAAACTTTAGAAACAGATGGCTATAATGCAATCCAAGTTACTGCTGGAAATAAAAAAGCAAATCGAGTAAGTAAACCTGAAGCTGGTCATTTTGCCAAATCTGGCGTTGAAGCTGGAAGAGGACTTTGGGAATTCAGACTTAACGGTGAAGAACAGTATGAAGTAGGTGCTGAGCTTAAAGTTGAGCTTTTTTCTGAAAACCAAAAAGTAGATGTTACTGGTACTTCAAAAGGTAAAGGTTTCCAAGGTGGTGTTAAACGTTGGAACTTTAGAACTCAAGATATGACTCATGGTAATTCATTATCACATAGGGCTCCTGGTTCTATTGGTCAATGTCAAACACCTGGCCGAGTTTTTAAAGGTAAAAAAATGGCTGGTCACATGGGAGCTGAAAGAGTTACTACACAAAACTTAGAAGTTGTACGCGTTGATGCTGAAAAGAATTTGCTTCTTATTAAAGGTGCTGTTCCAGGTGCAACTGGCGGTGATGTTATTGTTAAACCTGCTGTAAAAGCATAA
- the rpsJ gene encoding 30S ribosomal protein S10: MQNQRIRIRLKAFDHRLIDQSTSEIVETAKRTGAQVRGPIPLPTRKERFTVLISPHVNKDARDQYEIRTHKRLIDIVEPTDKTVDALMRLDLAAGVDVQISLG; this comes from the coding sequence ATGCAGAACCAACGTATTCGTATACGCTTAAAAGCGTTTGATCATAGACTAATTGATCAATCTACATCTGAAATTGTAGAAACAGCAAAACGAACTGGTGCTCAAGTACGTGGACCAATTCCACTACCTACGAGAAAAGAACGTTTTACTGTCCTTATATCTCCTCACGTTAATAAAGATGCTCGTGATCAGTATGAAATTCGTACTCATAAACGTCTTATTGATATTGTTGAACCAACTGATAAAACTGTTGATGCATTAATGCGACTTGATTTAGCTGCAGGTGTTGACGTTCAAATCAGTTTAGGGTAA
- a CDS encoding (2Fe-2S)-binding protein produces the protein MIICNCNAISEKKIEKAIIENNIKSISELQRNILIGNQCGLCLKQLKAYFD, from the coding sequence ATGATTATTTGCAACTGTAATGCAATTTCAGAAAAGAAAATAGAAAAAGCGATTATTGAAAATAACATTAAAAGTATTAGTGAATTACAGAGAAACATTTTAATTGGAAATCAATGTGGGCTTTGTTTGAAACAACTTAAGGCTTATTTTGACTAA
- the tuf gene encoding elongation factor Tu, with protein MSKEKFERTKPHVNVGTIGHVDHGKTTLTAAICTTLAKVYGGEAKDFASIDNAPEERERGITISTSHVEYDTPTRHYAHVDCPGHADYVKNMITGAAQMDGGILVVAATDGPMPQTREHILLGRQVGIPYIIVFMNKCDMVDDEELLELVEMEVRELLSEYEFPGDDCPVIMGSALGALNGEKEWEDKIVELAEALDSYIPEPERAIDLPFILPIEDVFSIQGRGTVVTGRVEQGIIKVGDEVEIVGIKDTTTTTCTGVEMFRKLLDEGRAGENVGVLLRGTKRDEVERGQVLAKPGSITPHTTFESEVYVLSKDEGGRHTPFFKGYRPQFYFRTTDVTGTIELPEGVEMVMPGDNIQMVVTLIAPIAMDEGLRFAIREGGRTVGAGVVAKIIA; from the coding sequence GTGTCTAAAGAAAAATTTGAACGTACGAAACCGCACGTTAACGTTGGTACTATCGGCCACGTTGACCACGGTAAAACAACTTTAACTGCAGCTATTTGTACTACATTGGCAAAAGTTTATGGTGGTGAAGCGAAAGATTTTGCTTCTATCGATAATGCTCCTGAAGAGCGTGAGCGTGGTATCACGATTTCAACGTCTCATGTTGAGTATGACACACCAACTCGTCACTATGCACACGTTGACTGTCCAGGTCACGCCGATTATGTTAAAAACATGATTACAGGTGCTGCACAAATGGACGGTGGTATTCTTGTTGTTGCTGCGACAGATGGTCCTATGCCCCAAACAAGAGAGCACATCTTACTTGGTCGTCAGGTTGGTATTCCATACATCATTGTATTCATGAACAAGTGTGACATGGTTGATGATGAAGAGCTACTTGAGTTAGTAGAAATGGAAGTTCGTGAACTACTTTCTGAATATGAATTCCCAGGTGATGATTGTCCAGTAATTATGGGTTCTGCTTTAGGTGCACTTAATGGCGAAAAAGAGTGGGAAGATAAAATTGTTGAATTAGCAGAAGCATTAGATTCATATATCCCAGAGCCAGAAAGAGCAATTGATTTACCATTTATTTTACCAATCGAAGATGTATTCTCAATTCAAGGTCGTGGTACTGTTGTTACTGGTCGTGTTGAGCAAGGTATCATCAAAGTTGGTGACGAAGTAGAAATTGTTGGTATTAAAGACACAACAACTACAACTTGTACTGGTGTAGAGATGTTCCGTAAGCTTCTTGACGAAGGAAGAGCTGGTGAGAATGTTGGTGTTCTTTTACGTGGTACTAAGCGTGATGAAGTAGAGCGTGGACAAGTACTAGCTAAACCAGGTTCAATTACACCTCATACAACGTTTGAATCAGAAGTTTATGTATTGTCTAAAGATGAAGGTGGACGTCATACTCCATTTTTCAAAGGATATAGACCACAATTTTACTTCAGAACAACTGACGTTACAGGTACGATTGAATTACCAGAAGGTGTTGAAATGGTAATGCCAGGTGATAACATCCAAATGGTTGTAACTCTAATTGCTCCAATTGCAATGGACGAAGGTTTAAGATTCGCTATCCGTGAAGGTGGTAGAACAGTTGGTGCTGGTGTTGTTGCGAAAATTATCGCTTAA
- the fusA gene encoding elongation factor G codes for MTRETPIELYRNIGIVAHVDAGKTTTTERVLFYTGLSHKIGEVHDGAATMDWMEQEQERGITITSAATTTFWKGMNSQFEQHRINIIDTPGHVDFTIEVERSLRVLDGAVVVFSSPDGVEPQSETVWRQADKYEVPRLVFVNKMDRAGADFFRVIEQIKTRLGANPIPIQINIGAEDGFKGVVDLIKMKAINWNEKDQGMTFSYEDIPSNLIEEAEKWRVNLIEAAVEASDELMDKYLEGEELTEDEIKRALRQRTLNNEIVLATCGSAFKNKGVQAVLDAVVEYLPSPKEVKAIKGESDNGDLIERHSSDNEPFSSLAFKIATDPFVGSLTFIRVYSGVVKTGDSVYNSVKGKKERIGRIVQMHSNKREEIKEVRAGDIAAAIGLKNVTTGDTLCDPDNKVILERMEFPEPVIQIAVEPKTKADQEKMAIALGKLAAEDPSFRVESDEESGQTLISGMGELHLDIIVDRMKREFNVDCNVGNPQVAYRETIRGKTEVEGKFIRQSGGRGQYGHVWLKLEPAEKDSGFVFVDEIVGGVVPKEYIGAVSKGIEEQMKNGVIAGYPVLDVKATLYDGSYHDVDSNEMAFKIAGSMAFKNGALQADPVLLEPLMKVEVTTPEDWMGDVVGDLNRRRGLIEGMDDGISGLKVIRGKVPLSEMFGYATSLRSATQGRASYSMEFSEYSEVPKNIAENIIAERI; via the coding sequence GTGACTCGCGAAACCCCCATTGAATTATATCGAAATATTGGTATCGTAGCGCATGTTGATGCTGGAAAAACAACAACAACAGAGCGTGTATTATTTTATACTGGCTTATCTCATAAAATTGGTGAAGTCCACGATGGTGCTGCAACTATGGATTGGATGGAGCAAGAACAAGAAAGAGGCATCACAATAACATCTGCAGCTACTACAACTTTTTGGAAAGGAATGAATTCACAATTTGAGCAGCATCGCATAAATATCATTGATACCCCAGGACATGTTGACTTTACAATTGAAGTAGAACGTTCATTAAGAGTGCTAGATGGTGCAGTTGTGGTTTTTAGCAGCCCTGATGGTGTAGAGCCACAATCAGAGACAGTATGGCGTCAAGCAGATAAATACGAAGTACCTAGATTAGTATTCGTTAACAAAATGGACCGTGCTGGTGCAGATTTTTTTAGAGTAATCGAACAAATTAAAACTCGACTTGGAGCAAACCCAATACCTATACAGATTAATATTGGTGCAGAAGATGGCTTTAAAGGAGTTGTTGATTTAATAAAAATGAAAGCTATTAATTGGAATGAAAAAGATCAAGGAATGACATTTTCCTATGAAGATATTCCTTCAAATTTAATAGAAGAAGCAGAAAAATGGAGAGTAAACCTTATTGAAGCTGCTGTAGAAGCTTCTGATGAGTTAATGGATAAATATCTTGAAGGTGAAGAGTTAACAGAAGATGAAATTAAAAGAGCTTTAAGACAGAGAACCTTAAATAATGAAATTGTTCTAGCAACTTGTGGATCTGCATTTAAAAATAAAGGGGTGCAGGCAGTCTTGGATGCTGTAGTTGAATATTTGCCATCTCCAAAAGAAGTCAAGGCAATCAAAGGTGAAAGTGATAATGGTGATTTAATTGAAAGACACTCCTCAGATAATGAACCATTTTCATCATTAGCTTTTAAAATTGCCACAGATCCTTTTGTCGGTTCTCTTACTTTCATAAGAGTTTATTCTGGTGTTGTCAAAACAGGAGATTCTGTATATAACTCAGTTAAAGGTAAGAAAGAGCGAATTGGGAGGATCGTACAGATGCACTCCAATAAAAGAGAAGAGATTAAAGAGGTTCGAGCTGGAGATATTGCTGCAGCAATTGGATTAAAAAATGTAACTACAGGTGACACATTATGTGATCCTGATAATAAAGTTATTTTAGAAAGAATGGAGTTTCCAGAACCGGTAATCCAAATAGCAGTAGAGCCTAAAACTAAAGCGGATCAAGAAAAAATGGCAATAGCATTGGGTAAATTAGCTGCTGAGGACCCATCTTTTCGAGTAGAATCAGATGAGGAGTCTGGTCAAACTCTTATTTCTGGAATGGGTGAGCTGCATTTAGATATTATCGTTGATAGAATGAAAAGAGAGTTTAATGTTGATTGTAATGTCGGAAATCCTCAAGTCGCTTATAGAGAAACAATCAGAGGGAAGACAGAAGTTGAGGGTAAGTTTATTCGTCAATCTGGAGGACGAGGACAGTATGGTCATGTGTGGTTAAAATTAGAACCTGCAGAAAAAGATTCAGGGTTTGTTTTTGTGGATGAAATTGTTGGCGGAGTGGTACCTAAAGAGTATATTGGCGCCGTTTCAAAAGGAATTGAAGAACAAATGAAAAACGGGGTTATTGCAGGATATCCAGTTTTAGACGTTAAAGCAACTTTATATGATGGTTCTTATCATGATGTTGATTCTAATGAGATGGCTTTTAAAATTGCAGGATCTATGGCGTTCAAAAATGGAGCTCTGCAAGCAGACCCTGTTTTATTAGAGCCTCTCATGAAAGTTGAAGTAACAACACCTGAAGATTGGATGGGAGATGTTGTCGGAGATTTAAACAGAAGAAGAGGTTTAATTGAAGGGATGGATGATGGTATTTCTGGTTTGAAAGTTATAAGAGGGAAAGTACCCTTATCTGAAATGTTTGGTTATGCAACTTCATTAAGATCGGCAACACAAGGAAGGGCTTCTTATTCAATGGAATTTTCAGAGTACTCAGAAGTTCCGAAAAATATTGCTGAAAATATTATTGCTGAACGTATTTAA
- the rpsG gene encoding 30S ribosomal protein S7 yields MPRRRVIGQRKILSDPKFGSELLAKFVNILMVDGKKSIAEKIVYSALSTSSERSGEEPLAIFEKALENVRPAVEVKSRRVGGSTYQVPVEVRPVRRNALAMRWLVEAARKRGEKSMAFRLAGEMLDAAENKGSAVKKREDVHKMADANKAFAHYRW; encoded by the coding sequence ATGCCACGTCGTCGCGTTATTGGTCAGAGAAAAATTTTATCTGACCCTAAATTTGGTTCAGAATTATTAGCTAAATTTGTAAATATTTTAATGGTAGATGGTAAGAAATCTATCGCAGAAAAAATTGTTTATTCTGCTTTGAGTACATCTTCAGAGCGTTCAGGAGAAGAGCCTTTAGCAATATTTGAAAAAGCTCTTGAAAATGTTCGTCCAGCTGTGGAAGTCAAGTCTCGTCGTGTAGGTGGTTCAACTTATCAAGTTCCAGTTGAAGTTCGTCCTGTTCGAAGAAATGCACTTGCTATGAGATGGTTGGTTGAAGCTGCGCGTAAGCGTGGTGAAAAATCTATGGCATTCCGTTTAGCAGGTGAAATGTTAGACGCTGCCGAAAATAAAGGTTCTGCTGTCAAAAAACGTGAAGATGTCCATAAAATGGCTGATGCAAACAAAGCATTTGCTCATTATCGTTGGTAA
- the rpsL gene encoding 30S ribosomal protein S12, whose translation MATINQLVRKPRVKQVEKSNVPALSACPQKRGVCTRVYTTTPKKPNSALRKVCRVRLTNGFEVTSYIGGEGHNLQEHSVVLIRGGRVKDLPGVRYHTVRGALDCAGVNDRKQGRSKYGVKRPKS comes from the coding sequence ATGGCAACTATTAATCAGTTGGTTCGTAAACCAAGAGTTAAGCAAGTTGAGAAAAGCAACGTGCCTGCCTTGTCAGCGTGTCCGCAAAAGAGAGGAGTTTGTACTCGTGTTTATACGACAACTCCAAAAAAGCCCAACTCAGCTTTAAGAAAAGTATGTCGTGTTCGATTAACTAATGGTTTTGAAGTTACTTCATACATTGGTGGTGAGGGACATAACTTACAAGAACACTCAGTTGTACTTATTAGAGGTGGTCGTGTAAAAGACTTACCTGGTGTGCGTTATCACACAGTAAGGGGTGCACTTGATTGTGCTGGAGTAAACGATCGTAAACAAGGTCGTTCTAAATATGGTGTAAAACGTCCTAAGTCTTAA
- the tusB gene encoding sulfurtransferase complex subunit TusB: MLHLVFNSSYKTATTLELIDFVIPNDAIIFIEDGVYNILNDSLLDKLQATTKSIYYLENDVVARGLMPKIKERALINYLDLVRLTENNSQIISW; this comes from the coding sequence TTGTTACACTTGGTTTTTAACTCTTCGTATAAAACAGCAACTACTCTGGAATTAATTGATTTCGTTATACCAAATGATGCGATCATTTTTATTGAGGACGGAGTTTACAACATTTTAAATGATTCTCTGCTCGATAAATTACAGGCTACGACCAAATCTATTTATTATTTAGAAAATGATGTTGTGGCTCGTGGACTAATGCCTAAAATTAAAGAAAGAGCTCTTATCAATTATTTGGATTTAGTTAGGTTAACTGAAAACAATTCACAAATAATAAGTTGGTAA
- the tusC gene encoding sulfurtransferase complex subunit TusC: MRDIGFIFTTPPYFDNYARDGFDMLLSIASYTDNIKVFFVENAVLQLIKNQKANQIMYQDYLSKIRLLELYEIQQIFVCKDAINKRNLSRDCIYLIDDMKIVNQTIINNEIRLCKKILRF, from the coding sequence TTGAGAGATATTGGATTTATTTTTACTACACCTCCATATTTTGATAATTATGCTCGTGATGGTTTTGATATGTTATTATCAATTGCTAGTTACACAGATAATATTAAAGTTTTTTTTGTAGAGAATGCTGTTCTTCAGTTAATTAAGAATCAAAAAGCAAACCAAATAATGTACCAAGACTATCTTTCTAAAATAAGATTATTAGAATTATATGAGATTCAACAAATTTTTGTTTGTAAAGATGCAATAAATAAAAGAAATTTATCTAGAGATTGTATCTATTTAATAGATGATATGAAAATAGTGAATCAAACTATCATCAACAATGAAATTAGACTTTGTAAAAAAATATTGAGGTTTTAG
- the tusD gene encoding sulfurtransferase complex subunit TusD: protein MLIINKASYNSQRIISSLLFAEALLKKDHIIDKVFFYADATTIANKNIYYSSDETNFLEKWVKLSKNYKFELHLCHTAASKRGIVESNTDYLDTNFILSGLSVMSESLLMVDRVVQF from the coding sequence TTGCTTATAATTAATAAAGCCTCTTATAACTCTCAGAGAATTATTTCGAGTTTACTATTTGCAGAGGCTTTATTAAAAAAAGATCACATCATTGATAAGGTGTTTTTCTATGCTGATGCTACTACTATCGCTAATAAAAATATTTACTACAGTTCAGATGAAACTAATTTTTTAGAAAAATGGGTTAAACTATCGAAAAATTATAAGTTTGAACTTCATTTGTGTCATACTGCAGCATCAAAAAGAGGAATAGTAGAAAGTAATACTGATTATTTAGATACTAATTTTATTTTATCAGGATTAAGTGTTATGTCAGAATCTTTATTAATGGTGGATCGGGTGGTACAGTTTTGA
- the fkpA gene encoding FKBP-type peptidyl-prolyl cis-trans isomerase: MKPVLKLTAIAATIIALTACNKDNTSNDTTKKSEDTKVEQTASSASFSSDAQKQSYAYGDQIGTMVATSLKKQNELGLQLDAKSVIDGFNDALNDKSKLSQEEVEKTLKDLDQKINELAKKKTEEMSSKNIKLGEQYEAEMLKDGFTKTNSGLVYKETQKGSGTEKPSDNDTVSVNYSGYLIDENGKKSSEPFDTNLKGNNNKPIQFKLNQVIPGWQEGLKLMTPGSKFEFVIPAKLAYGEQGVPGHIPPNSTLIFDVELLKVNPTDKSTN, translated from the coding sequence ATGAAACCCGTTTTAAAATTAACAGCTATAGCAGCAACAATAATTGCATTAACAGCATGTAATAAAGATAATACATCAAATGATACTACTAAGAAATCTGAAGATACAAAAGTAGAGCAAACAGCATCAAGTGCAAGTTTTAGTTCAGACGCACAAAAGCAATCTTATGCTTATGGTGATCAAATTGGAACAATGGTGGCAACATCGCTTAAAAAGCAAAATGAGTTGGGTCTTCAACTTGATGCAAAAAGTGTAATTGATGGTTTTAATGATGCTTTGAATGACAAAAGCAAGTTGTCGCAAGAAGAAGTAGAGAAGACTCTTAAAGATTTAGATCAAAAGATTAACGAGCTTGCTAAGAAAAAAACTGAAGAAATGAGTTCTAAAAATATTAAGCTGGGTGAGCAATATGAAGCAGAAATGTTAAAGGATGGTTTTACGAAAACAAACAGTGGTCTTGTTTATAAAGAAACTCAAAAAGGCAGTGGCACTGAAAAACCATCTGATAATGACACAGTTTCGGTAAATTATTCAGGTTATTTAATTGATGAAAATGGTAAGAAAAGCTCAGAACCATTTGATACTAATTTAAAAGGCAACAATAACAAGCCAATTCAATTCAAATTAAATCAAGTAATCCCTGGTTGGCAAGAAGGTTTAAAGCTAATGACTCCAGGTTCTAAATTTGAATTTGTAATTCCGGCTAAGTTAGCTTATGGTGAGCAGGGTGTTCCAGGTCATATCCCGCCAAATTCAACATTGATTTTTGATGTTGAGCTACTTAAAGTAAATCCAACAGATAAATCTACTAATTAA
- a CDS encoding SlyX family protein — protein sequence MKQISNKIQEMNLKIIELEHKVSFQEHTIDTLNDEVYSQQKKIETLEKQLLLITKKFKELNTSNIELQENETRPPHY from the coding sequence ATGAAACAAATATCTAATAAAATACAAGAAATGAATCTCAAAATTATTGAGTTAGAGCACAAAGTATCTTTTCAAGAACATACTATAGACACTTTAAACGATGAAGTTTATAGTCAACAAAAAAAAATAGAAACCTTAGAGAAACAACTTTTATTGATAACAAAAAAATTTAAAGAATTAAATACATCCAATATTGAATTACAAGAAAATGAAACCAGACCACCTCATTATTAA
- a CDS encoding YheV family putative zinc ribbon protein: MSRARFIAGAKCPKCKRIDTIQVVFEEGNEISKCIFCGYTNLRDNPTTENKSVIDIVTK, encoded by the coding sequence ATGTCTAGAGCCAGATTTATTGCAGGAGCTAAGTGTCCAAAATGCAAAAGAATTGATACTATCCAAGTTGTTTTTGAAGAAGGCAACGAAATTAGCAAATGTATCTTTTGTGGATATACTAATTTAAGGGACAACCCTACAACTGAAAACAAATCAGTTATTGATATAGTTACAAAGTAA
- a CDS encoding YheU family protein, with amino-acid sequence MISLLYIFFINRILLKLIIPFEKIPPNQLDELIKDYILQQDCVQIENIDINTELVKIKNQIKQKEIYVVYSELYQTFYLKNNLYFK; translated from the coding sequence ATGATATCATTATTATACATATTTTTTATTAATCGCATATTATTAAAATTGATAATTCCTTTTGAAAAAATACCCCCGAACCAACTAGATGAATTGATTAAAGATTATATTCTTCAACAAGATTGTGTGCAAATTGAAAATATCGATATAAACACTGAACTTGTCAAAATTAAAAATCAAATCAAACAAAAAGAAATATATGTGGTGTATTCAGAACTTTACCAGACATTCTATCTCAAAAATAATTTATACTTTAAATAA
- the crp gene encoding cAMP-activated global transcriptional regulator CRP, producing the protein MIPTKPQTDPTLEWFLSHCHIHKYPSKSTLIHAGEKAETLYFIVKGSVAVLIKDEEGKEMILDYLNQGDFIGEIGLFDSEQERTAWVRAKSPCEVAEISFKKFRQLIQVNPDILMRLTGQIAKRLQVTSRKVGDLAFLDVTGRIAQTLLNLAKQPDAMTHPDGMQIKITRQEIGQIVGCSRETVGRILKMLEEQNLITAHGKTIVVYGTR; encoded by the coding sequence ATGATACCGACTAAACCACAAACTGACCCAACCCTCGAATGGTTTTTATCTCATTGTCACATTCACAAATATCCATCAAAAAGCACTCTTATTCATGCTGGTGAAAAAGCAGAGACATTATATTTTATAGTTAAGGGATCAGTTGCCGTCCTCATAAAGGATGAGGAAGGAAAAGAAATGATTTTAGATTATCTTAATCAAGGTGATTTTATTGGTGAAATTGGTTTATTCGATTCAGAACAAGAAAGAACAGCTTGGGTGAGAGCAAAGTCGCCATGTGAAGTAGCAGAAATCTCATTTAAAAAGTTTAGGCAGCTAATACAAGTCAACCCTGATATTTTAATGAGATTAACGGGTCAAATTGCTAAGCGCTTACAAGTAACAAGTAGAAAGGTTGGTGATCTTGCCTTCCTTGACGTCACAGGACGAATTGCTCAAACTCTTTTAAATCTTGCTAAACAACCTGATGCAATGACTCATCCAGATGGAATGCAAATTAAAATTACAAGACAAGAAATTGGACAAATCGTGGGCTGCTCTAGAGAAACAGTCGGTAGAATACTAAAAATGCTTGAAGAACAGAACTTAATTACCGCTCATGGAAAAACCATAGTAGTTTACGGCACTAGATAA
- a CDS encoding DUF1338 domain-containing protein — protein sequence MVKQFISNLWLDYSVRLCPSSSNIHHIVGDYGSITTDHFALRTLNLPQINVQSISLLLQNIGYKSKASYIFRKKKLYAEHFEHIDKKLPKIFLSQLNLQDCSKSLQKFCLDKFTKMSFDHTNIDFLFSGKTWDISINDYEKFLKESEYAAWFLAHGFGANHFTISVNALNKIKSLSELNEILIQNKIIMNKNGGLIKGSEALGLEQSSTLADHVQVQFSDGFFYIPGGFYEFSQRYKSIDSGRIFNGFIEASADKIFESTNRL from the coding sequence ATGGTTAAACAATTTATATCCAATCTGTGGCTAGATTATTCTGTTAGGCTTTGTCCGTCTTCTTCAAACATTCATCACATTGTGGGTGATTATGGTAGTATTACTACTGATCATTTTGCGTTGAGGACACTAAATTTACCCCAAATAAATGTACAATCTATAAGTTTATTGCTTCAAAATATTGGATATAAATCGAAAGCATCATATATCTTTAGAAAAAAAAAATTATATGCCGAACACTTCGAACATATTGATAAGAAGTTGCCTAAAATTTTCCTTAGCCAACTTAACTTACAAGATTGTTCCAAAAGTTTACAAAAATTCTGTTTGGATAAGTTTACCAAAATGAGCTTTGATCACACTAATATTGATTTTTTGTTTTCAGGTAAAACTTGGGATATAAGTATTAATGATTATGAGAAATTCTTAAAAGAAAGTGAGTATGCTGCTTGGTTTCTTGCTCATGGGTTTGGTGCTAATCATTTTACAATAAGTGTAAACGCTTTAAATAAAATAAAGTCTTTATCAGAGCTGAATGAAATCTTAATACAGAATAAAATAATAATGAATAAAAATGGTGGTTTAATTAAGGGAAGCGAAGCATTAGGATTGGAGCAATCATCAACTCTGGCTGACCATGTTCAAGTTCAGTTTAGCGATGGTTTTTTTTATATACCGGGAGGGTTTTATGAATTTTCTCAACGTTATAAGAGTATAGATAGTGGTCGAATATTTAATGGATTTATTGAAGCGTCAGCAGATAAGATATTTGAATCAACCAACAGATTATGA